A window of the Cuculus canorus isolate bCucCan1 chromosome 3, bCucCan1.pri, whole genome shotgun sequence genome harbors these coding sequences:
- the HTR1B gene encoding 5-hydroxytryptamine receptor 1B, protein MEPRSPCEAPPLPANESYHGRNCSAEEGIYQDATPLSGKIVLAVVLALVTLATVLSNAFVIATVYQTRKLHTPANYLIASLAVTDLLVSILVMPISTMYTVTGKWTLGQVVCDIWLSSDITCCTASILHLCVIALDRYWAITDAVEYSTKRTPRRAAGMIALVWVFSICISMPPLFWRQAKAEEVSNCVVNTDHVLYTVYSTVGAFYFPTLLLIALYGRIYVEARSRILKQTPKKAGKRLTRAQLITDSPGSSSSVTSINSKAPEGSSETGSPVYMNQVKVKVSDALLEKKKLTAARERKATKTLGIILGAFIVCWLPFFIISLVLPICKDACWFHVAIFDFFTWLGYLNSLINPIIYTMSNEDFKQAFHKLIRFRCTS, encoded by the coding sequence ATGGAGCCGAGGAGCCCCTGCGAGGCTCCGCCGCTCCCCGCCAACGAGTCCTACCACGGGCGAAACTGCAGCGCCGAGGAAGGGATCTACCAGGATGCCACCCCTCTCTCCGGGAAGATCGTGCTGGCCGTCGTCCTGGCGCTCGTCACTCTGGCCACGGTGCTCTCCAACGCCTTTGTCATCGCCACGGTCTACCAGACGAGGAAACTCCACACCCCGGCCAACTACCTGATCGCCTCGCTGGCCGTCACCGACCTCCTCGTCTCCATCCTCGTCATGCCCATCAGCACCATGTACACTGTGACCGGCAAGTGGACGCTGGGCCAGGTGGTCTGCGACATCTGGCTGTCCTCGGACATCACCTGTTGCACGGCGTCCATCCTGCACCTCTGTGTCATCGCCCTGGACCGCTACTGGGCGATCACAGACGCCGTCGAGTACTCCACCAAGCGGACTCCCAGGCGGGCGGCGGGCATGATCGCCCTGGTGTGGGTCTTCTCCATCTGCATCTCCATGCCCCCTTTGTTCTGGCGGCAGGCGAAGGCCGAGGAGGTGTCCAACTGCGTGGTGAACACGGACCACGTCCTCTACACCGTGTACTCCACGGTGGGAGCCTTCTACTTCCCCACGCTGCTGCTGATAGCCCTCTACGGGAGGATCTACGTGGAAGCCAGGTCCCGGATTTTGAAGCAGACGCCAAAGAAAGCGGGTAAAAGACTAACGCGGGCTCAGTTAATCACGGATTCCCCGGGGTCGTCCTCCTCGGTCACGTCCATCAACTCCAAGGCCCCCGAGGGATCCAGCGAAACGGGCTCCCCCGTGTACATGAACCAGGTGAAGGTGAAGGTCTCGGATGCcctgctggagaaaaagaagctcaCGGCCGCTAGAGAGCGGAAAGCTACAAAGACTTTAGGGATTATTTTAGGAGCCTTCATCGTCTGTTGGCTGCCCTTTTTCATCATCAGCCTGGTGTTGCCTATTTGCAAGGACGCTTGCTGGTTCCACGTGGCCATCTTCGACTTTTTCACGTGGCTCGGATATCTCAACTCCCTCATCAACCCCATCATCTATACTATGTCGAACGAAGACTTCAAACAAGCTTTCCACAAACTCATACGTTTCCGATGCACAAGCTGA